A window of Chloracidobacterium sp. N contains these coding sequences:
- a CDS encoding bifunctional 2-polyprenyl-6-hydroxyphenol methylase/3-demethylubiquinol 3-O-methyltransferase UbiG yields the protein MKPLDRYLQRWRIAVVRPHLAPTDRILDIGAFDGALARQVTGFRQYVGIDPDADPRLATDRIQLVRGHFPDDLPPGDPFDAITLLAVLEHIPSHQLADFATACANALRPNGKLLMTVPHPFVDRILDAMIALRLLDGMETEAHHGFDVSQTPDIFRQAGFELIAHQRFQLGLNNFFAFRKS from the coding sequence ATGAAGCCGCTTGACCGTTACCTCCAGCGGTGGCGCATTGCCGTGGTACGTCCGCATCTTGCGCCCACGGATCGCATTCTGGACATCGGGGCCTTTGATGGCGCACTCGCCCGGCAGGTCACGGGCTTCCGGCAGTATGTCGGCATTGACCCCGACGCCGATCCACGTCTGGCCACCGACCGCATCCAACTGGTGCGCGGACACTTCCCGGACGATCTGCCGCCGGGCGACCCCTTCGACGCCATCACCCTGCTGGCCGTGCTCGAGCACATCCCCAGCCATCAGCTCGCAGACTTTGCCACCGCCTGCGCCAACGCCCTGCGTCCGAACGGCAAGCTGCTCATGACCGTGCCTCATCCATTCGTTGACCGCATCCTGGACGCCATGATCGCCCTGCGCCTTCTGGATGGCATGGAAACCGAGGCGCACCACGGCTTCGATGTATCGCAAACGCCGGACATTTTTCGGCAGGCCGGCTTTGAACTCATCGCACACCAGCGCTTCCAGTTGGGTCTCAACAACTTTTTTGCCTTTCGCAAAAGCTGA
- a CDS encoding cystathionine gamma-synthase, translating to MGFATDVIHAGQPPEPATGAVAVPIYQTSTYVQEGLGRHKGYEYARTHNPTRAALEANVAVLEGGVAGFAFASGMAAIHAVMTACLKAGDHVVVSDNTYGGTYRLFERVLTDFGLAFDYVDASDTEQVVAALRPTTRMVFLETPTNPVMRLCDIAAIAQAVRPQGIHVVVDNTFMSPYFQRPLTLGANIVVHSTTKYLNGHSDSVGGVVIVTEPEVAARLAFVQNAAGAILSPMDAWLTMRGIKTLVVRMQAHDANGRAVARFLREHPRVARVYYPGLPEHPQHALAARQMTGFGGMLAFDVGDLEAAQRVLESLRVFALAESLGGVESLACHPATMTHASVPPAERQRLGITEGLVRLSVGIEDIADLLADLDHALAPL from the coding sequence ATCTATCAGACTTCGACCTACGTCCAGGAAGGGCTGGGGCGGCACAAAGGATATGAGTACGCCCGCACGCACAATCCGACCCGCGCGGCGCTGGAAGCCAACGTGGCCGTGCTGGAAGGCGGTGTGGCGGGCTTTGCCTTTGCTTCGGGGATGGCGGCCATTCACGCCGTCATGACGGCCTGCCTCAAGGCCGGCGATCACGTCGTGGTGTCCGACAACACCTACGGCGGGACGTACCGCCTGTTTGAGCGGGTGCTGACGGACTTCGGGCTGGCGTTTGATTACGTGGATGCCAGCGATACAGAGCAGGTGGTGGCGGCGCTGCGCCCGACGACGCGGATGGTGTTTCTGGAAACGCCGACCAATCCCGTCATGCGCCTGTGTGACATTGCCGCCATTGCGCAGGCAGTGCGGCCGCAGGGGATTCACGTCGTCGTGGACAACACGTTTATGTCGCCTTACTTCCAGCGGCCGCTGACGCTGGGGGCGAACATCGTCGTGCACTCGACGACGAAATACCTCAACGGCCACAGCGACAGCGTGGGCGGAGTGGTCATCGTCACGGAACCGGAAGTGGCCGCGCGCCTGGCGTTTGTCCAGAATGCCGCCGGAGCGATTCTTTCCCCGATGGATGCGTGGCTGACGATGCGCGGCATCAAAACGCTGGTCGTACGCATGCAAGCCCACGACGCCAACGGACGCGCCGTTGCCCGGTTTCTGCGCGAACATCCGCGTGTGGCGCGGGTGTATTACCCCGGACTGCCGGAGCATCCCCAGCACGCGCTGGCGGCTCGGCAGATGACGGGTTTTGGTGGAATGCTGGCCTTTGATGTCGGAGACCTGGAAGCCGCCCAGCGGGTGCTGGAAAGCCTGCGGGTGTTTGCGCTGGCGGAATCGCTTGGCGGCGTCGAAAGCCTGGCCTGCCATCCGGCGACGATGACCCATGCCAGCGTACCGCCAGCGGAGCGGCAGCGGTTGGGCATCACGGAAGGACTTGTCCGGCTTTCGGTTGGCATCGAAGACATCGCGGATTTGCTGGCCGATCTGGATCACGCGCTGGCCCCGCTGTGA
- a CDS encoding glycosyltransferase family 2 protein yields the protein MSAASPEAPVELTIVMPCLNEAETLETCIRKAFDFLNRHGVTGEIVVGDNGSTDGSQSIAHRLGARVVHIPTRGYGAALYGATLAARGRYVIMGDSDDSYDFANLMPFLEKLRAGYDLVMGNRFRGGIQPGAMPWKNRYIGNPVLTGIGRLLFRCPAGDFHCGLRGYSMAAFKRMDLRTTGMEFASEMVIKATLLGLRIAEVPTTLSPDGRSRPPHLRPWRDGWRHLRFMLLYSPRWLFLYPGLFLMLVGLGVGTWLLPGPQRLAGVVLDVHTLLYAALAVLIGFQCITFALLAKVFAINEGLLPEDPRLTRLFQYITLETGLIIGSLLVVGGLAGSIAAVVSWNEAAYGPLDASRTLRMVIPSVLCLMLGCETILASLFLSILGLRIRRMAPAITTTGLPEHEAA from the coding sequence ATGTCCGCTGCTTCGCCTGAAGCTCCCGTTGAGCTGACCATCGTCATGCCCTGCCTCAATGAGGCTGAAACCCTGGAAACCTGCATTCGCAAGGCCTTCGATTTTCTCAACCGCCACGGTGTCACCGGAGAGATTGTCGTTGGCGACAACGGCTCGACCGACGGTTCACAGTCCATTGCCCACCGCCTTGGCGCACGGGTGGTCCACATCCCCACGCGGGGCTACGGCGCGGCGCTGTACGGGGCCACGCTGGCCGCCCGTGGGCGCTACGTCATCATGGGCGACTCCGACGACAGTTACGACTTCGCGAACCTGATGCCGTTTCTCGAAAAACTCCGCGCCGGCTATGACCTGGTGATGGGCAACCGCTTTCGCGGCGGCATTCAGCCCGGAGCCATGCCGTGGAAAAACCGCTACATCGGCAACCCTGTCCTGACTGGCATCGGACGGCTGCTGTTCCGGTGCCCGGCGGGTGATTTTCACTGCGGCCTGCGGGGCTATTCCATGGCGGCCTTCAAGCGTATGGACTTGCGCACCACGGGCATGGAGTTTGCCTCGGAAATGGTCATCAAGGCCACGCTCCTGGGACTGCGGATTGCCGAAGTGCCCACCACGCTTTCGCCCGATGGGCGGTCGCGTCCGCCGCATCTGCGTCCGTGGCGGGACGGCTGGCGGCATCTGCGCTTCATGCTGCTGTACAGCCCACGCTGGCTTTTTCTCTATCCGGGACTGTTCCTGATGCTGGTCGGGCTGGGTGTGGGAACCTGGCTTCTGCCGGGGCCGCAGCGCCTGGCCGGTGTCGTTCTGGACGTGCACACGCTGCTCTACGCTGCGCTGGCGGTGCTGATTGGTTTTCAGTGCATCACCTTTGCCCTGCTGGCCAAGGTCTTTGCCATCAACGAGGGACTTCTCCCCGAAGACCCACGGCTGACCAGACTGTTCCAGTACATCACCCTCGAAACCGGCCTCATCATCGGCAGCCTGCTCGTCGTTGGCGGACTGGCCGGCTCCATCGCCGCGGTTGTTTCCTGGAACGAAGCGGCCTACGGCCCACTCGATGCCAGCCGGACGCTGCGGATGGTCATTCCTTCGGTGCTCTGCCTGATGCTCGGCTGCGAAACCATTCTGGCCAGCCTCTTCCTGAGCATTCTGGGGCTGCGCATCCGGCGGATGGCGCCAGCGATAACCACGACGGGACTTCCAGAGCATGAAGCCGCTTGA
- the rpmA gene encoding 50S ribosomal protein L27, translating into MAHKKGVGSSRNGRDSHAKRLGVKRFGNQFVKAGEILVRQRGTRFKPGRNVGLGRDHTLFALTAGHLRFRDRGQLGRYIEVIPLETPSATADTATA; encoded by the coding sequence ATGGCTCATAAAAAAGGCGTTGGAAGTTCCCGCAACGGGCGCGACTCACATGCGAAGCGCCTTGGCGTCAAGCGTTTTGGCAATCAGTTCGTCAAGGCCGGTGAAATTCTGGTTCGGCAGCGCGGCACCCGCTTCAAGCCGGGGCGCAATGTTGGTCTGGGGCGTGACCACACGCTCTTTGCGCTGACGGCCGGACACCTGCGTTTCCGCGACCGTGGACAGCTTGGGCGCTACATCGAGGTCATCCCGCTGGAAACGCCGTCCGCCACGGCTGACACGGCGACAGCCTGA
- a CDS encoding PA domain-containing protein, with amino-acid sequence MYWKPHRSSFASRVGVFVLMGLVAVSGLPSAFLSDTKWGSPVAAKANQDPLRETLDFVAQATRRETQGLPCRQLKNGALMMELGDGFQHVALARTEADGRISVRCVGSVTEAEAFLRGGDEAAGGQDDQHTGQNDHPAGRDLVLPPLRKPAGVVTSLATRSEVRIENPQGSTIIIRNVNEPGVGFNDPTPATPVGGNPGTTLGQQRLNVFQRAAEIWGATLRSNVPIVIEGRFTSLGSGVLGSAGTTFIFRGFPNAPFGDTWYHYALANALAGEDLSAQNPPRAQINTNFSTNFNFYLGLDNNAPPDQSDLLSVALHEFAHGLGFSTFVNGANGRNAGADDTNPDGGFTDCYARFLRDENLNLNWNQMTAAQRQASAINTGNLTWTGPTTQSALSVALEPSAVLRVERTPPVFIAVNQATFGGPITLGGLTRPLVAAQPPLACGPLSNPGTVNTNFALVDRGECPFIDKAANVQQAGAQGLIIANNTTGGFIPGGTAPNITIPVVGISQADGTTLRNFLSSGSVTATLLLDSTLLAGTTNGRIRMFAPNPRQAGSSVSHWDNTVRPRLLMEPAITPRLPRTQDLTLNLFRDLGWTVNPIFSTSGLQVPSDGATPQVAINAVGPWSVAGLPAWVTGFPAAGNLLTNINFQVAPNPGSQRTATLTLNPGGNTLTIVQNGAADIAPGFTSPNNVTFTLGQASSFLITANGSPAPTITLVSGNLPAGVRFISGVGVATLVGTPGAGTSGNYTLVVQAANSLGAVTQNLTLTVGQGVCAFTVAPTVLNVGGEAIDNVTLTVLTGTSCAWEARVRSTDAPWIKLISAQLVSGQVVTPRMVDELGQEARRLVISGIGNATLTIGVGRNPRSTPRTGTFVVAGQVVTVTQAGSSGGGAPLGATMAMFRPSNGYMYLKNRLISDFADQDFFYGTAGDVPIAGDWDGDGIDTPGIYRNVGGAMTFFLINNNTGGFADVSFAFGQPGDIPIAGDWDGNGTVTCGVYRPGNQTFFLRNTNAAGNPDLTVVITGAQATDRPVAGRWTLGSPATGVGLYRPGNGQFLLKNVNVSGPADASFVVTTTGTLVAPVAGDWTRQGFAAVGVVVNVGGTIQFQLRTANTAGAPELRVNYGAPGDVPLIGNWDGQPKLPPVSVP; translated from the coding sequence GTGTACTGGAAGCCGCATCGTTCGTCCTTTGCTTCGCGGGTCGGCGTCTTTGTCCTCATGGGACTGGTTGCCGTCTCCGGTCTGCCGTCAGCGTTCCTGTCTGACACGAAATGGGGAAGTCCGGTTGCCGCCAAAGCGAACCAGGACCCGCTCCGGGAGACCCTTGATTTCGTTGCCCAGGCTACGCGCCGGGAGACACAGGGACTTCCCTGCCGCCAGCTCAAAAACGGTGCCCTGATGATGGAACTTGGCGACGGCTTCCAGCACGTCGCCCTGGCGCGTACCGAAGCCGACGGTCGGATTTCCGTGCGCTGTGTGGGCAGCGTCACCGAAGCGGAAGCCTTCCTGCGTGGCGGCGATGAAGCTGCTGGCGGGCAGGATGATCAGCACACTGGCCAGAACGACCACCCTGCCGGGCGTGACCTCGTGCTGCCGCCGCTCCGTAAGCCGGCTGGCGTGGTGACGAGTCTGGCAACCCGGTCTGAAGTCCGCATCGAGAACCCACAGGGTTCGACCATCATCATTCGGAACGTGAATGAACCTGGCGTCGGCTTCAACGATCCGACGCCCGCCACTCCGGTCGGCGGCAACCCGGGGACGACCCTTGGCCAGCAGCGCCTGAACGTCTTTCAGCGCGCGGCTGAAATCTGGGGCGCGACGCTGCGCAGCAACGTGCCGATTGTTATCGAAGGAAGATTTACCTCGCTGGGCAGCGGGGTGCTTGGCTCGGCTGGAACGACATTCATCTTCCGTGGCTTCCCGAATGCGCCGTTTGGGGATACGTGGTACCACTACGCCCTGGCCAACGCGCTGGCCGGGGAGGACCTGTCGGCGCAGAACCCGCCGCGTGCGCAAATCAACACCAACTTCAGCACGAACTTCAACTTTTACCTCGGACTGGACAACAACGCGCCGCCTGACCAGTCCGATCTGCTCAGCGTCGCGCTGCACGAATTCGCCCACGGTCTGGGCTTCAGCACCTTTGTCAACGGCGCCAACGGCCGCAATGCCGGCGCGGACGATACCAACCCGGACGGCGGCTTCACCGATTGCTATGCCCGCTTCCTCCGGGATGAAAACCTCAACCTCAACTGGAACCAGATGACGGCCGCACAGCGGCAGGCATCAGCCATCAACACCGGAAACCTGACCTGGACCGGCCCCACGACCCAGAGTGCCCTGTCCGTTGCTCTGGAGCCATCGGCGGTGCTGCGCGTTGAACGCACACCGCCGGTGTTCATTGCCGTCAACCAGGCCACGTTCGGCGGCCCCATCACCTTGGGCGGATTGACGCGCCCACTCGTGGCGGCCCAGCCGCCGCTGGCCTGTGGGCCGCTGTCGAATCCGGGCACGGTCAACACCAACTTTGCCCTGGTGGACCGGGGCGAGTGTCCCTTCATAGATAAAGCCGCCAATGTCCAGCAGGCCGGGGCGCAGGGGCTGATCATTGCCAACAACACGACGGGCGGCTTCATCCCGGGTGGAACCGCCCCGAACATCACCATTCCGGTCGTCGGGATTTCGCAGGCGGATGGCACGACCCTGCGCAACTTCCTGTCCAGTGGAAGTGTCACCGCCACGCTGCTCCTGGACTCCACCCTCCTTGCCGGAACGACCAACGGACGGATTCGCATGTTTGCTCCCAATCCGCGGCAGGCGGGTTCGTCGGTATCGCACTGGGACAACACGGTACGCCCACGGCTGCTGATGGAGCCGGCCATTACGCCGCGCCTGCCGCGTACCCAGGACCTGACGCTCAACCTCTTCCGCGACCTGGGTTGGACGGTCAACCCCATCTTTTCCACATCGGGACTCCAGGTGCCGTCTGACGGTGCAACGCCACAAGTTGCCATCAATGCCGTCGGGCCGTGGAGCGTGGCCGGGCTGCCCGCCTGGGTCACGGGCTTCCCGGCGGCCGGCAACCTGTTGACCAATATCAATTTCCAGGTCGCGCCGAATCCCGGTTCACAACGCACGGCGACGCTGACCCTCAATCCCGGCGGGAATACGCTGACGATTGTGCAGAACGGCGCTGCCGATATTGCGCCAGGTTTTACCAGTCCCAACAACGTGACGTTCACTCTGGGGCAGGCGTCGAGTTTCCTCATCACCGCGAACGGCAGCCCGGCTCCCACCATCACCCTCGTGAGTGGAAACCTGCCGGCCGGAGTGCGGTTTATCAGCGGTGTCGGCGTCGCCACACTGGTCGGGACACCGGGAGCAGGCACGTCGGGCAACTACACCCTCGTGGTTCAGGCTGCCAACAGTCTGGGGGCTGTCACCCAAAACCTGACCCTGACTGTGGGCCAGGGGGTGTGTGCGTTTACGGTTGCGCCAACGGTCCTCAACGTGGGCGGGGAAGCGATTGACAATGTAACGCTGACGGTGTTGACAGGCACAAGCTGTGCATGGGAGGCGCGGGTGCGCAGCACCGATGCCCCGTGGATCAAGCTCATTTCAGCGCAGCTCGTCAGCGGACAGGTCGTGACGCCGCGCATGGTGGATGAGCTCGGGCAGGAAGCCCGGCGGCTGGTGATTTCCGGCATCGGCAACGCTACGTTGACCATTGGTGTCGGGCGCAATCCACGCTCCACGCCACGCACCGGAACGTTTGTGGTGGCCGGGCAGGTGGTGACGGTGACGCAGGCTGGCAGCAGTGGCGGGGGCGCGCCGCTGGGCGCGACGATGGCAATGTTCCGGCCGTCAAACGGGTACATGTACCTCAAGAACCGGCTGATTTCGGACTTTGCCGACCAGGATTTCTTCTACGGGACGGCCGGGGATGTGCCGATTGCCGGAGATTGGGACGGCGACGGCATTGACACGCCGGGGATTTACCGGAACGTGGGTGGGGCGATGACCTTTTTCCTCATCAACAACAACACGGGCGGATTTGCGGACGTGTCGTTTGCGTTTGGGCAGCCGGGGGACATTCCGATTGCCGGCGACTGGGACGGCAACGGGACGGTGACGTGCGGGGTGTACCGTCCGGGGAATCAGACGTTCTTCCTGCGGAATACAAATGCGGCCGGGAATCCCGACCTGACGGTGGTGATCACGGGGGCGCAGGCGACGGACCGGCCGGTGGCCGGGCGCTGGACGCTCGGAAGCCCGGCGACAGGGGTGGGATTGTACCGGCCGGGTAACGGGCAGTTTCTGCTGAAGAACGTGAACGTAAGCGGCCCGGCGGATGCCAGCTTCGTGGTGACGACGACGGGGACGCTGGTGGCACCGGTGGCCGGGGACTGGACGCGGCAGGGATTTGCGGCGGTGGGCGTGGTGGTGAACGTCGGGGGAACGATTCAGTTCCAGTTGCGGACGGCAAATACGGCCGGGGCGCCGGAGCTACGTGTGAACTACGGTGCGCCGGGGGACGTGCCGCTCATCGGCAACTGGGATGGGCAACCCAAACTGCCGCCGGTCTCCGTGCCGTAG
- the rplU gene encoding 50S ribosomal protein L21, whose protein sequence is MSYAIIATGGKQFRVAEGDVIQVPSLKAEPGQTVQLDVLALHTGSEFRVGAPHLTGASVTASVIGHGRARKVIVFKFKRRKQYRRKRGHRQNFTALLVQKIEAAA, encoded by the coding sequence ATGTCTTATGCCATTATTGCCACGGGTGGAAAACAGTTTCGGGTTGCCGAAGGTGATGTCATTCAGGTGCCAAGCCTGAAAGCCGAGCCAGGACAGACGGTGCAACTCGATGTGCTTGCGCTGCACACCGGTTCGGAATTCAGGGTCGGGGCGCCACACCTGACCGGCGCCAGTGTCACGGCTTCGGTCATCGGGCATGGACGCGCCCGGAAAGTCATTGTTTTCAAGTTCAAACGTCGGAAGCAGTACCGGCGCAAACGCGGGCATCGCCAGAACTTTACGGCGCTGCTGGTGCAGAAGATCGAAGCCGCCGCGTAG
- the obgE gene encoding GTPase ObgE, with translation MFIDEAIIDVAGGNGGNGCMAFRREKFVPRGGPSGGDGGDGGTVYLRASHHTNTLLAFRYNPRYAAERGGHGEGSNRHGRNGADCIVDVPVGTLVYDADTGECLADLTTDGQMVAVARGGRGGRGNARFASSVNRAPRRHEPGQPGERRTLRLELKLLADVGLVGYPNAGKSTFIAAVSAARPKIADYPFTTLVPNLGVVGLENYRSFVIADIPGIIEGAHEGRGLGLQFLRHIERTRLLLHLVDVSAMAAHDPVTAYDAIENELAHYDPELAARPRLVVATKQDIADPARTAALERHCQQLGVPCFPVSAVTGEGIPPLIQQVARRLFS, from the coding sequence ATGTTCATTGATGAAGCCATCATTGATGTCGCTGGCGGCAACGGCGGCAACGGCTGTATGGCTTTTCGCCGTGAAAAGTTCGTGCCACGCGGCGGCCCTTCCGGTGGCGATGGCGGCGATGGCGGCACGGTCTATCTGCGGGCCAGCCACCACACCAACACGCTGCTCGCCTTCCGCTACAACCCGCGTTACGCCGCCGAACGCGGCGGCCACGGCGAAGGCAGCAACCGTCATGGGCGGAACGGCGCTGACTGCATCGTGGATGTCCCGGTGGGCACGCTGGTGTATGACGCCGATACCGGAGAATGCCTGGCCGATTTGACCACGGACGGTCAGATGGTGGCCGTGGCCCGGGGCGGACGCGGCGGACGCGGCAATGCCCGCTTTGCCAGCTCGGTCAACCGCGCCCCACGGCGACACGAACCGGGACAACCGGGTGAACGCCGTACCCTGCGGCTCGAACTCAAACTGCTGGCCGACGTGGGACTGGTGGGCTATCCCAACGCCGGCAAGTCCACCTTCATTGCGGCCGTTTCAGCGGCGCGGCCGAAAATTGCCGACTATCCGTTCACGACACTCGTTCCCAACCTGGGCGTCGTTGGCCTGGAAAACTACCGGAGCTTCGTCATTGCCGATATTCCCGGCATCATCGAAGGAGCCCACGAGGGGCGCGGCCTCGGCCTGCAATTTCTCCGGCACATCGAGCGGACGCGGCTGCTGCTGCACCTTGTGGATGTGTCGGCGATGGCAGCCCATGACCCGGTAACGGCCTACGACGCCATCGAAAACGAGCTGGCGCACTATGACCCGGAACTCGCCGCCCGGCCGCGCCTGGTCGTCGCCACCAAACAGGACATTGCTGATCCAGCCCGGACGGCCGCGCTCGAACGGCACTGCCAGCAGCTTGGCGTGCCCTGCTTTCCGGTCTCGGCCGTGACCGGCGAAGGCATCCCGCCACTCATTCAGCAGGTGGCGCGCCGGCTTTTTTCCTGA
- a CDS encoding PP2C family serine/threonine-protein phosphatase, whose translation MTTATTVNGVRKIEVYALTDVGVVRPHNEDNFLIVNLSNGQSWTAENQLPDHPLLIELHPADQGVLLAVSDGMGGALAGEVASHLAVTQVCDSLMRLQKAPEFSHFKFHERLRFAIERANLFINHQSQRSPEYAGMGATFTGAGLDGTVLYLAQVGDSRAYLFRHGNVEQVTTDQSLVEQLIQSGHITREEAETHPYKNVILQALGATPSVAVTVDSIRVCRDDVLLLCSDGLSGKINDKDMQHILSATNGDLRLACQHMVNLANERGGEDNITVMLLRFTGEGFPRRGEVAGDDRIIPIDRDHDLPYPTEESLGLGDEPTQDEPDTSPTMELTSEGGSVQEPTPAELAITGGLGLTRQLAAVTPAPAEAPAAASSSDSSSNGVAHLPDTSHLETRAHNPASEDGLQMYRFVATGVLVVLSLVALIWTFINRGKVGVRPDGTDPPREQTHVTAPPSQ comes from the coding sequence ATGACCACTGCGACAACCGTCAACGGTGTGAGAAAAATTGAAGTGTATGCGCTGACTGACGTTGGCGTGGTCCGCCCGCACAATGAAGACAACTTCCTGATTGTCAACCTCAGTAACGGGCAGAGCTGGACGGCTGAAAATCAACTCCCGGACCATCCCTTGCTCATTGAGCTGCACCCTGCTGATCAGGGTGTGCTGCTGGCCGTTTCCGATGGTATGGGCGGGGCGCTGGCGGGCGAAGTGGCCAGTCATCTGGCCGTGACGCAGGTCTGCGACAGCCTGATGCGGCTTCAGAAAGCCCCCGAATTCAGTCACTTCAAGTTTCACGAGCGCCTCCGGTTTGCCATTGAGCGGGCCAATCTGTTCATCAACCACCAGAGCCAGCGCAGCCCGGAATATGCCGGGATGGGAGCGACCTTCACCGGGGCGGGACTGGATGGTACCGTGCTCTATCTGGCGCAAGTCGGCGACTCACGCGCCTACCTGTTTCGGCATGGAAACGTCGAGCAGGTGACGACGGATCAATCCCTCGTCGAACAGCTCATTCAGTCCGGGCATATCACCCGCGAAGAAGCGGAAACCCACCCCTACAAAAACGTCATTCTTCAGGCGCTGGGGGCCACGCCCAGCGTCGCAGTGACGGTAGATAGCATCCGGGTCTGCCGCGACGATGTGCTGCTGCTGTGCAGCGACGGTCTCTCCGGCAAGATTAACGACAAAGACATGCAGCACATCCTGAGCGCCACCAACGGCGACCTGCGCCTGGCCTGCCAGCACATGGTGAATCTGGCCAACGAACGCGGCGGCGAGGACAACATCACCGTCATGCTCCTGCGTTTCACGGGTGAGGGTTTTCCACGGCGCGGCGAGGTTGCCGGCGATGACCGCATCATCCCGATTGACCGCGATCACGACCTGCCTTACCCAACCGAAGAAAGCCTGGGGCTGGGTGACGAACCGACCCAGGACGAGCCGGACACCTCGCCAACCATGGAGCTGACCTCGGAAGGTGGTTCCGTGCAGGAACCGACGCCGGCCGAACTGGCTATTACGGGTGGACTGGGGCTGACACGCCAGCTTGCCGCCGTCACTCCGGCCCCGGCAGAAGCCCCGGCGGCAGCTTCCAGCTCCGATTCCAGCTCCAACGGTGTGGCGCACCTGCCGGACACCTCACACCTGGAGACCAGGGCGCACAACCCGGCTTCCGAAGATGGACTTCAGATGTATCGCTTTGTGGCTACGGGGGTGCTCGTGGTGCTCTCGCTGGTGGCGCTCATCTGGACATTCATCAATCGCGGCAAGGTTGGTGTGCGACCGGACGGCACGGACCCGCCGCGCGAACAGACCCACGTCACAGCGCCCCCTTCCCAGTGA
- the hemC gene encoding hydroxymethylbilane synthase — MTLSVPTARPDADLVIGSRGSALALWQAEWVKKQLEQAVPTRRVAIQIIKTTGDAILDAPLSKIGGKGVFTKEIEEALLAGVVDLAVHSLKDLPTRLPEGLKLGCVTQREDVRDALVAREGIQSLDDLPPRAIIGTSSLRRQAQLLARRPDLQLADLRGNVGTRLQRVEEGRYDAIILATAGLSRLGFGARIAQRIPTEVMLPAVGQGALGIEIREDDATTQAAVQVMAHHRTWHACEAERAFLHGLGGGCQVPIAAHAVVDNEGRLRLRGLVARVDGTRLVQDELTGDARFAEDIGRELAERVLAQGAAELLDELHT, encoded by the coding sequence ATGACGCTCTCCGTTCCCACCGCCCGACCCGACGCCGATCTTGTCATCGGTTCACGCGGCAGCGCCCTGGCGCTCTGGCAAGCCGAGTGGGTCAAAAAACAGCTCGAACAGGCGGTTCCGACCCGTCGCGTTGCCATTCAAATCATCAAAACGACGGGGGATGCCATCCTTGATGCCCCGCTCTCGAAGATTGGCGGCAAAGGTGTCTTCACGAAAGAAATCGAGGAAGCCCTGCTGGCCGGGGTGGTGGACCTGGCCGTTCACAGCCTGAAGGACCTGCCGACGCGCCTGCCGGAAGGGCTCAAGCTGGGCTGTGTGACCCAGCGGGAGGATGTACGGGATGCGCTTGTGGCGCGGGAAGGCATCCAGTCACTCGATGACCTGCCGCCCCGGGCGATCATCGGCACGAGCAGTCTCCGCCGCCAGGCGCAGCTTCTGGCCCGGCGTCCCGACCTGCAACTGGCTGACCTGCGTGGCAACGTCGGCACCCGCTTGCAGCGGGTTGAAGAAGGGCGCTACGACGCCATTATCCTGGCCACAGCCGGCTTGAGTCGCCTTGGTTTCGGGGCACGCATTGCCCAGCGGATTCCAACCGAGGTCATGCTGCCGGCCGTCGGCCAGGGGGCACTGGGCATCGAGATTCGGGAGGATGATGCCACGACCCAGGCGGCGGTTCAGGTCATGGCCCATCACCGCACGTGGCACGCCTGTGAAGCCGAACGGGCCTTTCTGCACGGACTGGGAGGCGGTTGTCAGGTACCCATTGCCGCCCATGCCGTCGTGGACAACGAAGGCCGGCTGCGCCTGCGCGGGCTCGTCGCCCGCGTGGACGGGACGCGGCTCGTGCAGGATGAACTGACCGGCGACGCCCGCTTTGCCGAAGACATTGGCCGGGAACTGGCCGAACGGGTACTGGCGCAAGGCGCGGCCGAATTGCTGGACGAACTCCATACCTGA